The sequence below is a genomic window from Bradyrhizobium septentrionale.
CTGGTGGCGACCCTGGTGCTGCCGGCGCGGGCGGGCGGCAGTGACAGGCTTGCGGCTCAAACGCAGGATGTGCCACAGAAGGCGGCATGAATGCCGCCGCGCCGGGAAACGCGGATCGACATCGTCTGGCCGCGCGGTTCGCGGCCGGACCACATGTCGCCGTTTCCGTATCCGCCGATCAGCGTCTGACCGACTGGTTCGCCGAGCTCGAGCCGGCGCAATCGGCCGCGCTCGCGGCGCTGCTGGAGCATCCGTTCGCGCGGGACATCCTGCGCGGCATCGCCGAGTTCTCGCCATATCTGTTCGAGCTCGCGCGCACTGACGCCGCGCGGCTGATCCGGATCCTGTCATGCAACCCGGAGTCGCATCTTGCCGACCTGATCGAGACCAATTCGCGCGAGGTGCTCGCCGCCGGCAGCGAGGCCGACGTGATGCATCTGCTTCGCCGTATGAAGGCGGAGGCCGCGCTGATGATCGCGCTGTGCGACATCGGCGGCGTCTGGCCGGTGATGCGGGTGACCGCGGCGCTGACCGACATCGCGGTGACTTCAGTGCAGTCGGCGCTGCGATATTTGTTCCGGCAGGAAATCGCCCGCGGCCGGATGACCGCCGTCGATCCCGAGCATCCTGAAGTAGGTTCAGGCCTGATCGTGCTCGCGATGGGCAAGATGGGCGCGGGCGAACTGAATTATTCCAGCGATATCGACCTGATCGTGTTCTTCGATCGCGCGGCCGCCACCTCGCTTGCCGAGGATATCGAGCCGCAGCCGTTCTATGTGCGCGTCACCCAGGCGATGGCGCGGATGCTGCAGCAGCGCTCGGGCGAGGGCTACGTCTTCCGGGTCGATCTCCGGCTGCGCCCGGACCCGGCTTCGACCCAGGTCGCGATCTCGACCGACGCAGCGCTGCATTATTACGAGCGCGAGGGACGCACCTGGGAGCGCGCCGCGATGATCAAGGCGCGGCCCTGCGCCGGCGACCCCAAGGCCGGCGATGCGTTGATCGCCGAGCTGGCGCCCTTCGTCTGGCGCAAGCATCTGGATTTTGCCGCGCTGACCGACGTCCACGACATGAAGCGGCAGATGCAGACCTATCGCGGCCAGAGCGAGATCTCGGTCGAGGGCCACAACGTCAAGGTCGGCCGCGGCGGCATCCGCGAGATCGAGTTCTTCGCCCAGACTCAGCAGCTGATCGCCGGCGGCCGCCATCCGGATCTGCGGGTGCGGCCGACTCTGGAGGCGCTCAATGTGCTCGCCGACAGCAACTGGATCACCTTCGAGGCGCGCGACGAGCTGACGACGGCCTACGAATTCCTGCGCCGGGTCGAGCACCGGCTGCAGATGATCGCCGACGAGCAGACCCACTCGCTGCCCGAGGAGCCGGAAGCCGTCGAGCGCTTCGCGCATTTCTTCGGTTACGAGAATCGCGAGGCTTTTGCCAAGGACCTGCTCGGCCAGCTCAAGATCGTGCAGAACCACTACGGCAAGCTGTTCGAGGGTGACGATCCGACCGGCACAGCGAAGCTGCCGGATATCGACTACGGTGCTGGCCCCGAAGACGCCCGCCTGATCGAACATCTGGCCCATCTCGGGTTCAAGAAGCCCATCGCGGTCGCCGGCACCGTGCAGCAGTGGATCGCCGGCGACTATCGCGCGTTGCGCGTGGAGGCGACGCGCGCGGCGTTCCTCGAGTTCATTCCGGACCTGATCAACGGTCTCGCCGATGCCGAGGAGCCGGACGATGCCGTGGCGGCGTTCGACCGCTTCCTCGGCGCGCTGCAGCGGGGCGGGCGGCTGATCTCGCTGCTCAGCCAGAACCGCGACTTCGTTGCGCTGGTGGCGCTGATCCTTGGTGCTGCGCCGCGGCTCGGCGACATGCTGGCGCGGCAGCCGCAGATCATGGACGGCCTGGTCGATCCGCGCTTCTTCGGCGCGATGCCGGACAAGAAGGAGTTGTCGGAGCGGCTTGCCGCCACGCTGCAGGATGCGTCGTCCTACGAGGATTTCCTCGACCGCCTCCGCCTGTTCGGCCAGGAGAGCCTGTTCCTGATCGGCACGCGGATCCTGTCAGGCACGGTGTCTGCGCAGCACGCCAGCACGGCTTTCGCCGACGTCGCCGAGGGCATCGTGCACACCGTGCACGGCCTCGTCACCGACCAGTTCGCCGCGCAATATGGCCGGATCAAGCGGCAGGAAACCGCGATCATCGCGATGGGCCGGCTCGGCAGCCGCGAGATGACGGCGTCCTCCGACCTCGACTTGATCCTGCTCTACGATTTCGACAGCGAGGCGCCGGATTCCGACGGCGAGCGCTCGCTGCACGGCGCGCAGTATTTTGCCCGCTTCACCCAGCGCCTGATCAGCGCCTTCACGACCCGCACCAATTACGGCGTGCTCTACGAGGTCGACATGCGGCTGCGCCCGTCCGGCCGCGCCGGCCCGGTCGCCTCGCGGATCGATGCCTTCGCCGACTACCAGGAGCGCGAGGCCTGGACCTGGGAGCACATGGCGCTGACGCGCGCACGCGTGATCTCGTCGTCGCCTGCATTCCGCGAGCAGATCGAGGCGATCATTCGCCGCGTGCTGACCCGGCCGCGCGATGCGGCATCGACTGCGGCCGACGTCGCCGACATGCGGCGGGCGATCGCGCTGGAGAAGGGCGAGGACGATGTCTGGGATCTCAAGCTCGCCGCCGGCGGGCTCGTCGACATCGATTTCATCGCGCAATATCTCCAGCTCGCGCATGCCTCGGTGAAGCCGGAAATCCTCAGCGTCTCGACGCTGCAGGTGCTCGAGCATGCCGCCAGGCTCGGCCTGCTCGGCCAGTCCGAGGCCGAGATATTGCGCTCGGCGGCGCGGCTCTATCACGATCTGACGCAGATCCTGCGACTTTGCGTCACCGGCAAGTTCAATCCGGAGACCGCGGGCGAGGACCTGCGGCGCGTGATGGCGCGGGCCGGCGACGCGCCGGATTTCTCCGCGCTGGAAGCGCGCCTGCGCGAGACCCAAAGCGAGGTGCGCCGCGTCTTCAACGCGATGGTGGGTGGCGGCTAACTCTCGACCCGTCATCCTGAGGAGCCGCGTAGCGGCGTCTCGAAGGATGCACGGCCACAGTCGGGCCGTCGACCCTTCGAGACGGCCGCGTTGCGGCCTCCTCAGGGTGACGGTGAGGGAGCTAAGCCGCTTCCAATACCGCTACGCCTGCTGCTTCAGCTTCTGCAGCGCGTCGAGCACGTCAGGCTCGAGGCCGGCGCCGCCGGCGTCGAGATGGGCGAAGATCTGCTTGCGCATCCGCGGGTCCCAGAACTTCCAGATGTGCTCGGAGATGCCCTGTACGGCGCGGTCGTGGCCCTGGCTGTGGAAGAACTTCCCGATCTGGTTCGCCATGTAGATCAGTTTTTCAGGCGACGACGACATAAGCGGACTCCTTGCCGGCCACCGCGCCAGTGACGCGTTCCGGATGCGTAAAGATTTCAAATCCATCCGCACGCGCGATCGCGGCGAGCGTGATGCCGGCGGCGTCCGCCATCCGCACCGCAAGCGCGGTCGGGGCCGATACCGCTGCGATCAGCGGCGCACCGATTGCAGCGGTCTTCTGCACCATTTCGACCGAGACACGGCTGGTCAGCAGCACCATGCCATCGCCGGCGACGACCTTGTCGCGGGCCAGCGCACCTGCGAGCTTGTCGAGCGCATTGTGACGGCCGACATCCTCGCGCAGCCCGACGATGCCGCGCGCCGCGGTCCAGAACGCGGCGGCGTGTACGGCGCGGGTCTGGTGATTGATCTCCTGCAGCGGCGCGACCGCCGCCACCGCGGTCATGATCTCGCGCGGCGAGAAGACACGGCCTGCGGGGACGACTGCCGCCGGCCGAACGGCCTCGGCGATGGAATCGATGCCGCAGAGGCCACAGCCGGTTGGGCCCGCGATATTTCTGCGGCGCTGGGCGATCTGCGCGGCCTTGTCAGGCCTGAGCCACATCCGGAGCTCGATGCCCTCATCGAGCTCGACGATGTCGAGCGTCTCGATCTCGTCGGCCGATTGCACGATGCCTTCGCTGAGGCTGAAGCCGACAGCGAAGTCGCCGAGGTCCTCGGGCGAGCCCATCATCACGGCGTAGGTGCCGCCATTATAGGTCAGCGCGAGCGGCGTCTCCTCCGGGATCAGGCGCGCGCCGTCGCTGAAGACGCCGTTGCGCCAGACCTTCCGGTTCGCCTGGTAGACGGGCTCGCGCATCGCTACTCCGCGGCTTCCACCACCGGCGCGATGCGGCGGGAGTGGCGTGCCTGTTCGTCATAGGCCTTCTGCCAGTCGGACGGACCGTTCGACGGCGAGATCTGCACGGCAGTGACCTTGTACTCCGGACAGTTGGTTGCCCAGTCGGAGAAGTCGGTCGTGATGACGTTGGCCTGGGTGTCCGGGTGGTGGAACGTGGTGTAGACCACGCCCGGCGCCACGCGGTCGGTGATCTCGGCGCGCAGCGTCGTTTCGCCGGCGCGGCTCGCCAGCCGCACCCAGTCGCCGTCGCGCACGCCGCGCAGCTCGGCATCGTGCGGATGGATCTCGAGGCGGTCCTCGGCGTGCCAGACCACGTTCTCGGTGCGCCGGGTCTGCGCGCCGACATTGTACTGGCTGAGGATGCGGCCGGTGGTCAGCAGCAGCGGGTAGCGGGGGCCGGTGCGTTCGTCGGTCGCGACATATTCGGTGACGATGAACTTGCCCTTGCCGCGCACGAAGCCGCCGATATGCATGATCGGCGTGCCCTCAGGCGCCTTCTCGTTGCAGGGCCACTGCACCGAGCCGAGCTCGTCGAGCTTGGCGTAGGAGACGCCGGTGAAGGTCGGCGTCAGCGCCGCGATCTCGTCCATGATCTCCGACGGATGGTTGTAGTGCATCTCGAAACCCATCGCCTTGGCGAGCAGGATCGTCACTTCCCAGTCGGCATAGCCGTTGCGCGGCGTCACCACCTTGCGGACCCGCTGGATGCGGCGCTCGGCATTGGTGAAGGTACCGTCCTTTTCCAGGAAGGTTGAGCCGGGCAGGAAGACGTGGGCGTAGTTCGCGGTCTCGTTCAGGAACAGATCATGGACGATCACGCATTCCATCGCCGACAGCGCCGCCACCACATGCTTGGTGTTCGGATCCGATTGCAGGATGTCCTCCCCCTGCACATAGAGGCCCATGAAGCTGCCTTCGATCGCCGCGTCGAACATGTTGGGGATGCGCAGGCCCGGCTCCTTGTTGAGCTTGACGTTCCACATCGCCTCGAACTGCTCGCGCACGGCATCGCCCGAGATGTGGCGATAGCCCGGCAGCTCGTGCGGGAACGAGCCCATGTCGCAGGAGCCCTGCACGTTATTCTGGCCGCGCAGCGGGTTCACGCCGACGCCGGGCCGGCCGATATTGCCGGTGACCATCGCGAGGTTGGCGATCGCGATCACCGTGGTCGAGCCCTGGCTGTGCTCGGTGACGCCGAGCCCGTAATAGATTGCGCCGTTGCCGCCGGTGGCGTAGATCCGCGCCGCCTCGCGCAGATCCTTGGGATCGACGCCGGTCATGATCGCGGTCGCTTCGGGGCTGTATTTCTCCTGGGCAACGAAGGCCGCCCATTCCTCGAACTCGCTCCAGTCGCAGCGCTCGCGCACGAAGCTCTCGTTGACGAGCCCTTCGGTGACGATGACGTGGGCGAGCGCCGTGACCACCGCGACGTTGGTGCCGGGCATCAGCGGCAGATGCAGCGCCTTCACGTGCGGCGATTCCACCATCTCGGTGCGGCGCGGATCGAGCACGATCAGCTTGGCGCCCTGGCGCAGCCGCTTCTTCAGCCGCGAGGCGAACACCGGGTGGGCGGAGGCCGGGTTGGCGCCGATGATCATCACGACGTCGGTGTCCTCCACCGAGTCGAAATCCTGCGTGCCGGCCGAGGTGCCGAAGGTTTGCGACAGGCCGTAGCCGGTCGGCGAATGGCAGACGCGGGCGCAGGTGTCGACATTGTTGTTGCCGAAGCCGCCGCGGATCAGCTTCTGCACCAGATAGGTCTCTTCATTGGTGCAGCGTGACGAGGTGATGCCGCCGACCGAGTCGCGGCCGTATTTCTGCTGGATGCCCTTGAACTTCGCGGCGGCGAAGTTGAACGCCTCGTCCCACGACACTTCCTGCCAGGGATCCTCGATCCGTTCGCGGATCATCGGCTTCAGGATGCGCTCCTTATGGGTGGTGTAGCCCCAGGCGAAGCGGCCCTTGACGCAGGAATGGCCACGGTTGGCCTTGCCGTCCTTCCACGGCACCATGCGCACCACTTCCTCGCCGCGCATCTCGGCCTTGAAAGCGCAGCCGACGCCGCAATAGGCGCAGGTGGTGACCACCGAGTGTTCGGGCTGGCCGATCTCGATCACCGACTTCTCGGTCAGCGTCGCGGTCGGGCAGGCCTGCACGCAGGCGCCGCAGGACACGCATTCGGAGCCGAGGAAGCTCTCGCTCATGCCGGGCGAGACGCGGCTGTCGAAGCCGCGGCCGGAGATCGTCAGCGCGAAGGTGCCCTGCACCTCTTCGCAGGCGCGGACGCAGCGCGAGCAGACGATGCACTTGGAGGGATCGTAGGTGAAGTACGGATTGGATTCGTCCTTCGGCATCCAGTTGTCGTTTTCGCAGCCGTGCGACTTGGCGAAGACGTGGTTCTCACCCTCATAGCCGTAGCGCACGTCGCGCAGGCCGACCGCGCCCGCCATGTCCTGCAATTCGCAGTCGCCGTTCGCGGCGCAGGTCAGGCAGTCCAGCGGATGGTCGGAGATGTAGAGCTCCATCACGCCCTTGCGCAGCTTCTTCAGCCGCTCGGTCTGGGTGTGCACGACGAGGCCGTTCATCGCGGGCGTGGTGCAGGAGGCCGGCGTGCCGGCGCGTCCTTCGATCTCGATCAGGCAGAGCCGGCAGGAGCCGAACGCGTCCACCATGTCGGTCGCGCAGAGCTTTGGAATCTGGGTGCCGGCTTCCATCGCCGCGCGCATGATCGAGGTGCCCTCAGGCACCGTGACCTGATTGCCGTCGATGGTCAGCGTGACCATCGTCTCGGATTTGGATTTTGGCGTACCGAAATCGGTTTCCTGGATCAGCGACATCGTGATCTCCTTGCTATTCCGCGGCCTGCAGCCGGGCCGGTGCGGGACCTAAATCTCCGCCAAAATTTTCCCGGAAGTGTTTCAATGCGCTCAGCACGGGGTAGGGCGTGAAGCCGCCGAGTGCGCAGAGCGAGCCGAATTTCATGGTGTTGCAGAGGTCTTCGACCACCGCGAGGTTCTCTGCGACGCGGTCGCCGTTGATGATCTTGTTGATGGTCTCGACGCCGCGCGTCGAGCCGATCCGGCACGGCGTGCACTTGCCGCAGGATTCGACCGCGCAAAATTCCATGGCGAAGCGCGCCTGCTTCGCCATGTCGACACTGTCGTCGAACACCACGATGCCGCCATGGCCGATCAG
It includes:
- a CDS encoding formate dehydrogenase subunit delta codes for the protein MSSSPEKLIYMANQIGKFFHSQGHDRAVQGISEHIWKFWDPRMRKQIFAHLDAGGAGLEPDVLDALQKLKQQA
- a CDS encoding bifunctional [glutamine synthetase] adenylyltransferase/[glutamine synthetase]-adenylyl-L-tyrosine phosphorylase → MNAAAPGNADRHRLAARFAAGPHVAVSVSADQRLTDWFAELEPAQSAALAALLEHPFARDILRGIAEFSPYLFELARTDAARLIRILSCNPESHLADLIETNSREVLAAGSEADVMHLLRRMKAEAALMIALCDIGGVWPVMRVTAALTDIAVTSVQSALRYLFRQEIARGRMTAVDPEHPEVGSGLIVLAMGKMGAGELNYSSDIDLIVFFDRAAATSLAEDIEPQPFYVRVTQAMARMLQQRSGEGYVFRVDLRLRPDPASTQVAISTDAALHYYEREGRTWERAAMIKARPCAGDPKAGDALIAELAPFVWRKHLDFAALTDVHDMKRQMQTYRGQSEISVEGHNVKVGRGGIREIEFFAQTQQLIAGGRHPDLRVRPTLEALNVLADSNWITFEARDELTTAYEFLRRVEHRLQMIADEQTHSLPEEPEAVERFAHFFGYENREAFAKDLLGQLKIVQNHYGKLFEGDDPTGTAKLPDIDYGAGPEDARLIEHLAHLGFKKPIAVAGTVQQWIAGDYRALRVEATRAAFLEFIPDLINGLADAEEPDDAVAAFDRFLGALQRGGRLISLLSQNRDFVALVALILGAAPRLGDMLARQPQIMDGLVDPRFFGAMPDKKELSERLAATLQDASSYEDFLDRLRLFGQESLFLIGTRILSGTVSAQHASTAFADVAEGIVHTVHGLVTDQFAAQYGRIKRQETAIIAMGRLGSREMTASSDLDLILLYDFDSEAPDSDGERSLHGAQYFARFTQRLISAFTTRTNYGVLYEVDMRLRPSGRAGPVASRIDAFADYQEREAWTWEHMALTRARVISSSPAFREQIEAIIRRVLTRPRDAASTAADVADMRRAIALEKGEDDVWDLKLAAGGLVDIDFIAQYLQLAHASVKPEILSVSTLQVLEHAARLGLLGQSEAEILRSAARLYHDLTQILRLCVTGKFNPETAGEDLRRVMARAGDAPDFSALEARLRETQSEVRRVFNAMVGGG
- the fdhD gene encoding formate dehydrogenase accessory sulfurtransferase FdhD, whose translation is MREPVYQANRKVWRNGVFSDGARLIPEETPLALTYNGGTYAVMMGSPEDLGDFAVGFSLSEGIVQSADEIETLDIVELDEGIELRMWLRPDKAAQIAQRRRNIAGPTGCGLCGIDSIAEAVRPAAVVPAGRVFSPREIMTAVAAVAPLQEINHQTRAVHAAAFWTAARGIVGLREDVGRHNALDKLAGALARDKVVAGDGMVLLTSRVSVEMVQKTAAIGAPLIAAVSAPTALAVRMADAAGITLAAIARADGFEIFTHPERVTGAVAGKESAYVVVA
- the fdhF gene encoding formate dehydrogenase subunit alpha; protein product: MSLIQETDFGTPKSKSETMVTLTIDGNQVTVPEGTSIMRAAMEAGTQIPKLCATDMVDAFGSCRLCLIEIEGRAGTPASCTTPAMNGLVVHTQTERLKKLRKGVMELYISDHPLDCLTCAANGDCELQDMAGAVGLRDVRYGYEGENHVFAKSHGCENDNWMPKDESNPYFTYDPSKCIVCSRCVRACEEVQGTFALTISGRGFDSRVSPGMSESFLGSECVSCGACVQACPTATLTEKSVIEIGQPEHSVVTTCAYCGVGCAFKAEMRGEEVVRMVPWKDGKANRGHSCVKGRFAWGYTTHKERILKPMIRERIEDPWQEVSWDEAFNFAAAKFKGIQQKYGRDSVGGITSSRCTNEETYLVQKLIRGGFGNNNVDTCARVCHSPTGYGLSQTFGTSAGTQDFDSVEDTDVVMIIGANPASAHPVFASRLKKRLRQGAKLIVLDPRRTEMVESPHVKALHLPLMPGTNVAVVTALAHVIVTEGLVNESFVRERCDWSEFEEWAAFVAQEKYSPEATAIMTGVDPKDLREAARIYATGGNGAIYYGLGVTEHSQGSTTVIAIANLAMVTGNIGRPGVGVNPLRGQNNVQGSCDMGSFPHELPGYRHISGDAVREQFEAMWNVKLNKEPGLRIPNMFDAAIEGSFMGLYVQGEDILQSDPNTKHVVAALSAMECVIVHDLFLNETANYAHVFLPGSTFLEKDGTFTNAERRIQRVRKVVTPRNGYADWEVTILLAKAMGFEMHYNHPSEIMDEIAALTPTFTGVSYAKLDELGSVQWPCNEKAPEGTPIMHIGGFVRGKGKFIVTEYVATDERTGPRYPLLLTTGRILSQYNVGAQTRRTENVVWHAEDRLEIHPHDAELRGVRDGDWVRLASRAGETTLRAEITDRVAPGVVYTTFHHPDTQANVITTDFSDWATNCPEYKVTAVQISPSNGPSDWQKAYDEQARHSRRIAPVVEAAE